From the genome of Pelmatolapia mariae isolate MD_Pm_ZW linkage group LG12, Pm_UMD_F_2, whole genome shotgun sequence, one region includes:
- the letm2 gene encoding LETM1 domain-containing protein LETM2, mitochondrial: protein MAVFSHQVLLAVTRSRGSYLLSKRHSCSSLSSKAYLHVVPPCHVSPSFPLRSSRYGHHHCFRGHPLGRSHSSVLLTRSLHSSGVWLQDIKQEDTKTSPLPPPAAAAHDASSGDKKDSPAAAPQSQPPSAAPPAPTAAAATVAPVKDKALVKKSLYQRFVDELKHYYNGFRLLGIDTKIAGRMVWRLLHGQVLTRRERRRLMRTCADLFRLVPFMVFIIVPFMEFLLPVFLKLFPEMLPSTFETESKKEEKQKKGLAAKLELAKFLQETIAEMARRNKAKSDDEAQRFSKYVQEVRGTGEQPQTKDIVRFSKLFEDELTLEHLERPQLVALCKLLELQPIGTNNLLRFQLMMKLRAIKSDDEMIAAEGVAAMSVSELQAACRIRGMRSLGLTTDQLREQMQQWLDLHLNENVPPSLLLLSRAMYLTDLKPKPHVIPPVPKIEKVAVPPEENPGANTVPVSSDRLADPALIIKDRPAEEVRDKAPAVSDKPLTPAEVLQAKAAIEGTQKSKISANGV, encoded by the exons ATGGCAGTCTTTAGTCACCAGGTGCTCCTCGCAGTTACAAGATCAAG GGGATCATATTTGTTATCCAAGAGGCACAGCTGCTCCTCCCTGTCTTCCAAAGCCTATCTCCACGTAGTCCCTCCTTGCCACGTCTCGCCTTCGTTCCCACTCAGGTCCTCCCGCTATGGTCACCATCACTGTTTCCGTGGCCACCCCCTTGGTCGTAGCCACAGCTCTGTCCTCCTCACTCGCTCCCTACACAGCTCAGGTGTTTGGCTCCAGGACATAAAGCAGGAGGACACTAAGACTTCACCACTACcaccacctgctgctgctgctcacgaTGCTTCTTCAGGAGATAAAAAGGACTCTCCAGCTGCTGCGCCTCAGTCCCAACCTCCATCAGCTGCCCCTCCAGCACCAACAGCCGCCGCAGCCACCGTCGCTCCGGTTAAGGACAAGGCACTCGTGAAGAAGTCTCTGTATCAGAGGTTCGTGGATGAGTTGAAGCATTATTACAACGGCTTCCGGTTACTCGGCATCGACACCAAGATTGCTGGCAGGATGGTGTGGAGGCTGCTGCATGGACAAGTGCTCACACGCAGGGAGAGGAGAAGG CTGATGAGGACCTGTGCTGACCTCTTCCGTCTGGTGCCCTTCATGGTGTTTATCATCGTCCCCTTCATGGAGTTCCTTCTTCCCGTCTTCCTCAAACTGTTCCCAGAGATGTTGCCCTCCACCTTTGAGACTGAGTCCAAAAag GAGGAGAAGCAGAAGAAAGGTCTGGCTGCGAAGCTGGAGCTGGCTAAGTTTCTGCAGGAGACGATCGCTGAGATGGCTCGAAGGAATAAAGCAAAGTCGGACGATGAGGCGCAGCGCTTCTCCAAATATGTTCAGGAG GTTCGGGGCACAGGAGAGCAACCCCAAACGAAGGACATTGTCCGCTTCTCCAAGCTGTTTGAGGACGAGCTGACGCTGGAGCACCTGGAGCGCCCCCAGCTGGTGGCTCTGTGCAAACTGTTGGAGCTGCAGCCTATTGGCACCAACAACTTGCTGCGCTTTCAGCTGATGATGAAACTCAGAGCCATCAAGTCGGATGATGAG ATGATTGCGGCCGAGGGTGTGGCGGCCATGAGTGTGTCAGAGTTGCAGGCAGCGTGCCGCATTCGTGGGATGAGATCTCTCGGTCTTACTACAGATCAGCTTCGTGAGCAGATGCAGCAG TGGCTGGACCTGCACCTGAATGAGAACGTTCCTCCatcgctgctgctgctctccagAGCCATGTACCTGACAGACCTCAAACCCAAACCCCACGTCATCCCGCCTGTTCCTAAGATCGAG AAGGTTGCTGTTCCTCCAGAGGAAAACCCAGGAGCAAATACAGTCCCAGTCAGCAGCGACAGGTTGGCAGACCCTGCACTCATCATCAAAGACAGACCG GCAGAGGAAGTGAGAGACAAAGCTCCAGCCGTGTCAGACAAACCTCTGACTCCTGCTGAAGTCCTTCAG GCCAAAGCGGCAATAGAAGGAACCCAGAAGAGCAAGATCAGTGCAAACGGCGTGTGA